The region AGCTTCCGCCAACCAGTACCTCTCCTCCGCCGGTTGCGCCCGAAGCGGTGAGGTGTGCGCCATCCTTCACCAGAACACGGTCACCCGTGGCTATAACCGAACCGCCCTTTCCGTCTGGCGAGGATGCATCAACCCTTCCGGCGACCGTCGCCGTGCCGCCCTCGGCATCAAGAATAATCCGACCCGCTTTCGACTGCAGGCTGGCGGTCTCAATAATACCGCTGTTGTTGACGGCTGATCGGGTCAATGCATTTGCCGCTCTTGCCGTCATAATCACACGGCCGCCATCGGCCTTGATCAATCCTTTATTTTCGGCCAGAGCGTCTACCGCTCCCTGATCCACCGTAAGGGTGATGAGCCCGTCACCATAAAAATCAAGAGATACCTGATTGCCTGCAGCCAGGGCCACGCTTCCTCCATGGGCCGTGACACGCCCCTCATTGGTTACTTTGGGGGCGATCAGCGCCACCACACCACCCGGCATAGCCGTTATGTTTCCCTGGTTGATAACTTGACCGGCACTGCCGCTGTTGCTGAATCTGTAACGTCCGGCAAGGAAGTCGCTGTCAAGCATATTGAGCGAAGATGCCACCAGACCGCCGACATCTACACGCGCTGTAGTGCCAAAGATGATGCCCGAGGGGTTAAGGAGGAATACCCGGCCGTTGGCCGAGAGCGAACCCATGATCTGGGTGGGGTTCTGGTCGGTGATGCGGTTGAGAACTGCTGATGAGCTGTTGGGCTGGTTAAAACGCACTCCGGCATCGGCACCGATGTTGAAGCTCTGCCAGTTGGCAATCATCTTCGGTGTGGACTGATCAACCGTCATCCGGTTGCTGCTGGTGGTAACAGTTCCGCCGCCGTAAGTGATCACACCGCCGGACGGAAGGGCTCCGGGATCAAGGCCATAGGCCATCTGGCCTGAAGCAAACAGCGCGATGAGAACCGCAAGGCTTTTCAGCCTCGATTTTGGAACACCTCCATTGGTCTTGACCTTCTCGGATACGACTATCCACCGCTCCTTCGTCTTCGACCAGATGACATTAAAAATTCTGTTCACGTTCGGGTGTTATCGGCTTTCATGAATTAAAACAACCCTCTGCCTGCGACCCATCAATAAAAACAATACTTTATTATATAAAGTGCCTTCATGTAACAATACACTTATAAAATATTCAGCAAATATCACGCCATACGGAATTACTCAAACAGGAGAGGCATCTCTATATCACTATTGTTCAATCTGTTGCGCAGCTTATGTCGTTTAACCGGATATCCGTATGCTCCATGGAATACCATAAATGCCTCAAAATGAGACAATCAATACGAGGATGAGCAATAAGTGATACGTTTTCCGATATTTTGGGAATCGGACAGAAGGGGGACGGAAATATTTCAGAGCAGGTGTTTTTGTACCGATAGCGGTAGAGTGCAGGGGAAAAGCCGACAAGAAGAAATATTCTTATTTATCTATTTTTTTTGTACATAAACGTCTGTATTACACATTCTATCCCTGATAGTTCTTCGATAGCTTACCTACAGAGAGTATGAATATACACCGGATTGCATAGTTCTCATGTTCGTCTCACTATTGTCTCATGTACCGCTCAAAAAGCTCCTGATTTACCGGACAGAACACCTTTAACCAATCAATCATGTGAAACGGGCGGGACACTATTGATTAATGAGCTATGTTGCCTGATAACAGAAGCGCCTACTTCAGCCGAAGAGAGAGACCGCTGCAGAGCAACCATGCCTCGGTGGCAATATTGGCGGCCTTCTGGTTTATGATCCCGGCTATATCCCGAAACTGTCGGGACATGGCATTATCGGGCACAATACCCATACCGACTTCATTGGACACAAGAATAATATCACAGGGGGGCTTGCTCAGAACATCAAAAAAAAGAGCGATCTGCTCATCAATCGCATGTTGATCGACAAGATGGTGCATCAGATTTGCCGTCCACACCGTCAGGCAGTCAAGCAGCACCAGATCGATTCCTTCTTTCAGATTCTGGAATGCACGCTGGGGAAAAAGCGGCTCCTCTACTGTCACAAACCGGTTGGACCGCTCCTCCTGATGTTTGCCGATACGACGCTGCATCTCTTCATCAAACGGTTCTGCCGTCGCAACAAACACCCGGTTCCGGTACCCGTTAGCCAGTTGCAGGGCGAATGTGCTTTTACCGCTTCTCGCCCCGCCAGTTACATATATTACCTTGTGCATCCTTAAAATATATAGTTACCCATAATCGGAATTTGTTCACGTGCTGGATTTATTGCTCGCAATATCCACTACCCAGCTCCGGGATTGATCCTGGACCCGAACCTTGATATGGAAGGTTTCACCCGGAGGATTTAAGATCTTGAAAGTTCGGGTTCCCGAATTGTAGCTTAACCATGACGGCAGCGGAGAACCGTTTAACAGGGTAACCCGCTCACCGCCAACGCCCTGTGTAAGACCGGTTTTAATCTCATCCGGAAGAGGAATAACCGTATTTACTGTTTGACGAACCAGCTTTCCGCCAAGAAAAACATTGATCACTCCGGTAAAGGGCGCCTGTGTGTCACTTCCCGGAGATGATCCTGTGACAGGAAGACTTGCCTGACTGATATCCGAAGTCATGCCCCCTCCGGTTGTCATCGCTACGGTGCTGCTGACATCACCACTCTTCATATCCGACAGGTTATCGAGGTTCATAACCGGGGCTAACTCGATTGAGCTGCCGACCGGAGCGACAGCCTGTGTATTGGTAACAGTTAAGGGCGCAACAGTTATGGATGCACTTGAAGCCGGAGCTGTCGTAGTGATCGGATTTGCGGGCATCAGGCTTGACACTGTTGCTCCTGCGGGCGAAGCAGGCGTTGCCTTAATAATCGGCAGAATTGTCTCTGATGCTGTGGTACTTTCTGTTTCAGTTACGGGTGCTTCACTGATATCAGCCGTCAGACCACTCTGCTGCTGCAGGTTGTAGTTTGCTGCATCCGCCCCGCTTATGGTGCTGCCTGTCACCGTCACACTCTTTCCTTTTCCAACATTCCTGTCTGCAAAGGTTCCTGCCGGTGTGCCGCCAAGCGTCACTACATCGCTGCCAAGCGGGGTTACCTTCGCTGTGCCCGTAAGTGTTGCCGTGGTCGTTGCATCATAGACCTTGTTCGATGCCGACAGGCCGCTCACCGTCAGATTCGCGCGGCTGATTTCAGCACTCAGAGCGCTCTGCTGCAGCAGGGTGTAGTTTGATGCGTCCCTACCGCTTATGGTGCTGCCTGTCACTGTCACACTTTTCTCTGTGCCAACATTCCTGTCTGCAAAGGTTCCTGCCGGAGTACCGCCCACAGTCACCACATCGCTGCCAAGCGGCGTCACCCTCGCCGTACCCGTAAGTGTTGCCGTGGTCGTTGCATCATAGACCTTGTTCGATGCCGACAGGCCGATCACCGTCAGATTAGCTCTGGTAATTTCGGCACTCAAAGCGCTCTGCTGCTGCAGGTTGTAGTTTGCTGCATCCGTACCGCTTATGGTGTTGCCTGTCACCGACACTGCTTTTCCTGCTCCAACATTCTTGTCTGCAAAGGCTCCTGACGGTGTGCCGCCAAGCGTCACCACATCGCTGCCAATCGGAGTTACCCTTGCCGTACCCGAAAGCGTTGCCGTGGTCGTTGCATCATAGACCTTGTTCGATACCGACAGTCCGCTTACCGTCAGATTCGCGCGGCTTATCGCATAGTTTTCCGTAGTCGTCGTGAAGTCACCGCCCCAACTGTAGTTCGCAGAATCCGTCCCTGTTATACCGCTTGCTTTCTGCTTGTAACTGCCGACTTTTGTATTACCGCTTGTACTCAACGATGCATTTACCAGCGTTCGCGTCACATCAACCACATCACCGGTGATCCTGTTATCCGTCACCGCACCATACACAAGCGAGTTTCCGTAGGTCGAACTTCCGTCGCCGATCGCCGTTACCTGGAGCTGCTTTTGATCGACCGTAAGCGTTTTTGAAACATAGGAGATGCCATATCCAAGCAGACTGGTCAATCCGGACTGACCGATTGTATGCGTACCTGCTGTATATTTACCGGATGAAGAGGTGGAACTGGATACACTTAATCCGCCTGATAACGCCTGTGCTTTGGTATCACTGTTTTGTTCTCCACTGATGGTGTAGTCGAGAGTTGGTGTTGTGCCATAGGTAATCGTTTCATTTGCAGCCGTAACGGTGACTGTCGGCTGTTCGCGGTAGATGGCGTTCTTGCCCGCAGCGAGAACAGTCGTATAATTCGATGCCGATTCATCGCTGTTGTAGCGGAAACGGCCTGTTCCCGTTCCGATGAATGCACTCAAACCGGTACTTCCGGAGATGCTTCCGGTATAGAAGGAAGCAATGCCGCCTGTTCCTAATGTTATCAACGGAGTGCCGGAAACAATGATGTTGCCACCCGTTGATGTCCCTGCCGCCGCCGATTTCCCGGCGTTCACCCTGATTGCTGTTGCCGAGCCATCCGTCGTGGAGAGATTGCCCGAAACCGTCAGGTCTCCGCTCAGGGTCGCAACATCAACCGTTCCTGATGCAGCAATGCCGGAAATAGTCAGTGCATTGGTATCAATGAGCGAAACAGCTCCGGCACTTGTCACGGTGACCGATGAAAAGTTATTCGAAGTATTATTGAAGGTCACAGTACCGCTCCCGGCAACAAACGTCACTGCTCCGGCTGTGGCTGTAACCACTCCGCTGCCACTGATGCTGCTGTTCGTGGTTGTCAGGGTTGTTCCTGCTCCTGCACCGAAAGTCGTAGCTCCGCTGTAGGAGTGAACTCCTGTGGTTTTTACCGAGCCTCCGTTTATAAAGAGCGATGTAGCTGAATCACCGGTGAACGATGCCAATGGCGTGGAGTTTCCAATCGTACCGCCAAGAGTGACACTTCCGGATCCGTTGATACCGAGCGCATATCCGCCATTGATAGTACCACTCAGAGTAAGTGCTGTACCGCTGTTCGATACAATACGGCTTCCACTGGCGAGCGTTATAAGGCCACCATAGGTCGATGCTGTTGTGGAGCTATTAGTAAGAGCTCCCGCTGTACCGCCGACACCAAGGCCGTTCAGCGTCAGCGCTTCATCTCCTATCGATATGCCGTTCAGGTCCAGCGTCGCGGTGTCTGATACCGTAACCCCGCCAGCTGTTGTGCCCATCGCCGAGCTATGACCAAGCTTCAACGTACCTGCGCTTACCGTCACCGCTCCACTGTAATCACTCGTCGTACCTGACAGGGTCAACGTTCCGTTGCCGCTCTTCGTCAAGCTTCCGGCGCCACTTATTTTCCCCCCGTACGTAAAGTCATTCGAACGATTGAACACAACTGCTCCCGAATTGCTCAACGTTCCGGTGTCGGATATTGAGCCGCTCGCTCCTCCTGATCCTATCGACAGCGTTCCCGTGCTTACCGTCGTTCCGCCGCTATACGTATTCGCTCCGCTCAACGACCACGTGCCTGTGCCGCTCTTTGTCAGTGTTCCCGTGCCGGTTCCGACTATACTCGCAATACTGCTTCCGCTTGCCGTTCCGCCAAGCGTCAACCCGAATCCGGAACCGGTTATCGTGCCGGTATTCGACAGGATTATGTTTCCATTTCCTGATACAATGCTGCTCGCACTTCCAAGTGTCAGCAACCCGCCATACGTTGCCGCTGTTCCGGAACTGTTGATTAATGCCCCATTCGTACCGACACCCAGGCCGTTCAGCGTCAGTGCTTCATCTCCTATCGATATGCCGTTCAGGTCCAGCGTCGCGGTGTCTGATACCGTCACCCCGCCAGCTGTTGTACCCATCGCCGAGCTATGACCAAGCTTCAACGTACCTACGCTTACCGTCACCGCTCCACTGTAATCACTCGTCGTACCTGACAGGGTCAACGTTCCGTTGCCGCTCTTCGTCAAGCTTCCGGCGCCACTTATTTTCCCCCCGTACGTAAAGTCATTCGAACGATTGAACACAACTGCTCCCGAATTGCTCAACGTTCCGGTGTCGGATATTGAGCCGCTCGCTCCTCCTGATCCTATCGACAGCGTTCCCGTGCTTACCGTCGTTCCGCCGCTATACGTATTCGCTCCGCTCAACGACCACGTGCCTGTGCCGCTCTTTGTCAGTGTTCCCGTGCCGGTTCCGACTATACTCGCAATACTGCTTCCGCTTGCCGTTCCGCCAAGCGTCAACCCGAATCCGGAACCGGTTATCGTGCCGGTATTCGACAGGATTATGTTTCCATTTCCTGATACAATGCTGCTCGCACTTCCAAGTGTCAGCAACCCGCCATACGTTACCGCTGTTCCGGAACTGTTGATCAATGCCCCATTCGTACCGACACCCAGGCCGTTCAGCGTCAGCGCTTCATCTCCTATCGATATGCCGTTCAGGTCCAGCGTCGCGGTGTCTGATACCGTCACGCCTCCCCCTGTTGTACCCAGTGCCGAGCTATGACCAAGCTTCAACGTGCCTCCGCTTACCGTCACCGCTCCACTGTAATCACTCGTCGTACCTGACAGGGTCAACGTTCCGTTGCCGCTCTTCGTCAAGCTTCCGGCGCCACTTATTTTTCCTCCGTACGAAAAGTCATCCGAACGATTGAACACAACTGCTCCCGAATTGCTCAACGTTCCGGTGTCGGATATTGAGCCGCTCGCTCCTCCTGCTCCTATCGACAGCGTTCCATCGCTTACCGTCGTTCCACCGGTGTATGTGTTCGTTCCTGAAAGGGTCAGAGTGCCCGAGCCCGCCTTCGTAATACCTCCCGTTCCGGACAACACGCCGCTGTATGTTCCTGAAGTGTTGTCTGAGTCTCCTATTGTCAATATATAGGAATCGAGTGCGGTCGAGCCTGCTCCTGTCAGTGAATCAATAACCTTGTTTCCTCCGATCGTAAACGATCCGGAATTTGCTACTCCCGAACTGGCAGCTATCGATCCCGTTGCATCAAGCGTTAAGGTCCCGTTACTGATCGTTGTTGCTCCGGTGTAGGTATTCACTCCGGAGAGTGTCACCGTTCCGGCTCCCGATTTGGTCAGAGCTTTGTTCGTACCGCCAAGAATAGCCGAAACCGTTGTGGTGCCACTGTCGTTGTTGATGAGGTAGCTGGTGCCGGTCAATACGCCGGTGGTGCCCGTTATGGAGCCATTGGTCAGGGTTACTGCGCCTATTGTGTCACTATATACCCCGATATCAAAAACAACTCCGCTTCCGTTGACTGTCACTCCTCCGCTCGAAAGTGCATTGTTTATCCCGTACTGCAATGTGCCCCCGCTTACCGTCGTCAATCCGGTATAGCTGTTAGCCGCTGACAGGATCAATGTCCCTGAATCAATTTTGGTCAGTGTCCGTGAAGATCCAGCTATTGCTTTGCTCACCGTGAGTGTACCTGTACCACCAAAAGTGGGGGTACCAGCGCCAAGCGTTATAGTCCCCTTGGTAGTTCCGCCCCAGCTTGCTGTGCCTGTAGTTATAAGCGTACCGATCAGTGACAGATCCTCATTGCTGATAGCGACATTGTTGATATTGAGGGTGCCTGTAGCACTGACTGTTGTCCCTTGATTTGAAGATCCTAATCCGGTCGAATTCGAAACAATGAGGGTTCCGGCGCTTATCGTTGTTGAACCTGAATAGGTATTATTACCTGACAGGGTCCATGTACCGGTTCCATCCTTGACGCAATTTCCGGTATTACTGTAAACGCCGGATAGCGTACATCCGACAACGCTTCCTCCAAAAGTCAGGATAGCGGTCGAATTTACGGTACCGGAAAGAGTAATCTGTGCATTCGCGGTATTCACTAAAATACTGGCTGGTGAATTCACCGTAATGGGACCTGAATAGGTCGTCGTTGACGAACCGCCGCCAACGGAAACAGCGGTGTTCGTCAGAGCTCCGGCTCCACTGTACCCCGTCCCGGCGATCGTCAATGGTTCAGGAAGAACAAGAGTATACCCGTTCAGGTCAAGTGTGGCTCCGGATATTACAGAGGTGTTACCAGCCGTTTTTCCAAGAGGACTATTGGCATCATTACCTGACGAACCAAGCTTGATTACGCCATTGCTGACAGTAGTCGTTCCCTGATAGGAGCTGACGCCAGACAAAATCAAAGTGCCGGTTCCCGATTTCGTAACCGATCTTGTTGAACCAGTAATATCAGAGATAGCTCCAGAGTACTCACCGCTGCCGCTGCCGACGTTAAACGTGGTGGTTCCTTTGCCTGAGATGTTTCCGTTTCCGCTTATGGTTCCACCCGCGTTCATCGTCAGATTCAGTGTGTATGATGAACTACTGGTGCCAATGTTTGCATTCAGCAGAATGTTGTTCGCGGCAGTAAGCGTCAGTGTTGGTGTACCGGTGTTCGTACTTTTCGTAATCGCACTGCTGACTGTAATATTTCCATCTTCAGATCCACCGCCTGTTGTTGTTACCGTTACACTGGTTCCTGCATTGAGTGAGGTCAGCAGTTGACCCGTACTGAGTATTGTCGAACCGGATGCATTCGGTGTCCAGATATTGGGATTTGCTCCACCCCATCCACCGCCTGCATCAGCAGAACCTGCGATTGTGACATTGTACGGGTCAAAGAGCCAGAGGCCGCTGCTTCCATTCAGCGCGGAAGCTCCGCCCTTTGATCCCTCTACATCCAGCCAGTGACCGGAAGTCTCGATTCTTCCACCGTCACCACTGTTGGCTCCGCCCTTCGCTTCAAAGGTACCGTAAGCACGGGTGACGGAGTCCGGGTTGGTCACGTCCGACCACGCTACCACGGTGCCGCCATTGCCGGTGTCGATGGCACTCGCTTCAAGCAGAGCTCCCGGCTCAACAATGGTGCCGGTCGCCTGACGAACCGAACTGGCGCTGTTCTGCCAGCTTCCGCCAACCAGTACCTCTCCTCCGCCGGTTGCGCCCGAAGCGGTGAGGTGTGCTCCAGCCTTCACCAGAACACGATCTCCCGTAGCAATCACCGAACCGCCCTTTCCGTCTGGCGAGGATGCATCCACTTTGCCGGCTATCATCGTCATGCCGCCCTCGGCGTCAAGAATAATCCGGCCGCCTCTCGCCTGCAGGCTTCTTGCCTCAATAATTCCGCTGTTGTTCACCACCGACTGAACCAGGGCATCGGCCGCTTTGGCCGTCATGATCACCCGGCCGCCATCAGCCTTGATCAATCCATTATTTTCGGCCAGGGCGTCTACAGCTCCCTGAGCAACCGTAAGGGTGATGAGTCCGTCTCCATGGAAATCAAGAGATACCTGATTGCCTGCAGCCAGCGCCACGCTTCCGCCAGGGGCCGTGACGCTCCCCTCGTTGGTTACTTTGGGGGCGATCAGCGCCACCACACCTCCCGGCATGGCCGTTATAGCTCCCTGATTGATAACTTGACCGGCACTGCCGCTGTTGCTGAATCTATACCTGCCGGAAAGGAAGTCGCTATCGAGCATATTGAGCGACGAGGCGACCAGACCACCGACATCAACACGTGCTGTACTGCCGAAAATAATGCCCGAGGGGTTAAGCAGGAATACCCGGCCGTTGGCCGAGAGCGAACCCATGATCTGGGTGGGGTTCTGGTCGGTGATGCGGTTGAGAGCTGCTGATGAGCTGTTGGGCTGGTTGAAACGCACTCCGGCACCGGCTCCGATGTTGAAACTCTGCCAGTTCGCAATCATCTGCGGTGTTGACTGGTTCACGGTCAACTGAGTGCCGCTGGTGGTAATGGTTCCCTCCCCGGAGGTGATCACACCGCCCGAAGGGAGGGAGCCGGGATCAAGGGCATAGGCCCGCTCTGCGGAGGCAAACAGCGCGATGAGAACCGCAAGACTTTTGAGCCTTGATTTGGGTACACCTCCATTGGTCTTGACCTTCTCGGAAACGACGATCCACCGCTCCTTCGATTTCGACCAGATGATGTTGAAAACCCTGTTCACTGTCGGTTATGTTGATGCAACCTTACACAACATGTTTATAACCCCTTCTGTTTTGTTCAACGTTGTGTTCCCTGAACCTTTCGCTCCACAAGAGCATCAACGTTGCGCAGGGAGAGCAGATGCGCATGAATCAGCGCCAGTGCGCCGCTGCGGAACAATTTTGTTACTTCGCTATCTGAAAGCTGTGCAAGCTTCTCCTCATCAACCACAAGCAGACCATTGAGTGCAATAGGGCTCCCTTCTGCCGGAGTCGCCTGCAGATCAACCGCTCTGATCAATCCATATTCGGCAAGCTGGGCGCCGAACTGCCGTGCCCGATCCATCTGAAGAAGATAGTCCTGAAGAAAAGCCTGGATTTCAAGCATTTTCGGTGCAGGCTCTCCATCCTCAAAAAGCGGAAGGCCACCCTCCAGATTAAAGCCGTCAAAATCCTCGTCAAAACAGACCGTGGTCTGACCCTCAGTACCGTCCGTGGTAATGAACGGGTAGCGTCTGATGTATGCCGGTATATAGCGGCCGTGCCAGGCACCCTCATCATCAACAAAAAGGTTTTCATTCTCCTCAAGCCCTAAAAGTGCGACAGGAAGAATGGCATTGTCGGAGGTATTGCTGAAAATAATCGGATAGAAACGGCCGGCATCAAAAAATTCTGCCGTTGCAAGCAGAACAGTCCGGGCTGATGCGGCATACCGGTATCCTTCCGGACTCGGGCTGACGGTCAGAGATGCATGAGCCTCCCTGTTAAGCGGAATCGGACGACTGTAAAACAGTGGCAGATTCTCAAGTGGTATATTTTGTTCCATTTTTATGGTCGGTTTATCTGGTTAACAACTACTCTTGTTTAAAATTTGTCTGCTGCTTTTGACAAGAAACTTTGTCAATGAGTGGTTCAGCTCTGCTTACTTGTTAAAATCAAAGGTTTAAAAGATATAATATACGTATAGTGAAAAGAAATACTGCAACCTTGCGTCTCACGAGCTAACACTCTTTGCTAAAAGGAGAAGAGTGCCATAAGCCACATACGGCTCTTGTCACTCCTGCCGTCCGAGTTATTTCCGGCAACGCTTCGTCCCGGATTATCTCCGATCACCCATGCCCAGCTTCCCCGTAATGTCAATCTCCCGTCAATAGCATAAGTGATACCGAATCCGGCTCCACGAAGCCAGTAACTGTTCAGATTGGTTGCTGTAGCCGGAATCTCCACCTCGTGCTTCTGGAGTCTGATATGTCCGGCATCATAGAACCCGCTGAACTGAAGACTTCCCCATCCCTTCGGGACTGGAGGCGAATATCGGATCTCAGCATTCAGCAACTCGCCTTCATCTCCTGAAGCCTCACTGATTGGATAGGCCCGAACACCGTTCGGCCCTCCAAGAGAGAATTTTTCACTGCTGTCAAGCAGGTCATCGGCTCTCTGGCCACTCACAGAAACATTGAGATTGATCTTCTCTGTCAGGCGCTGCTGGCGCATAACGGTAACATTCAGACGGGCATAACGGCCTTCGCCCCTGTTTGTAGCAGCGGCGGCGGCGAGCTGGTTGGCTTCATGCACGGTTCCGGCAGTCACCGCTACATTCAGGCTGCTGTATCCCCCGCCTAAAATCGTATCGTAATGGTCTGCGCTGGTCGTGAAGAGCACACTGTTTACCCTCTTGTGATGGAGTTCAATGTCATATTGACTATCGATAAGTGACTTGTTGCTGTACGAAATGCTCGTTATGATATTTCCCGCCCTGCTCCGGTGAATCGGATAACTCAATCCGGCGTCAATACTGCTGCTCTTTCCACCATATTGAAGGATCAGAAGATCACTTCCAAGCTCGTAGTTCATAGCGGTGTAGGCAAGGTTTCCCTTGAGTCCGTCATAACCAATGGGAAAGAGATAGCCGACACGTCCCTGACGCAGTCGTTCTCCCTCTGTCAGCAGTAAGGTTACCTGGTCACCGCAGCAGAAAGGGTCATCGAAAGAGAACATGGAGTTGGCTCGCCACTCCCCGGTGTAGAGATTGCCCTGATTATCAGTCCAGATAGATCCTGAAAACACAGGACCTTCAGCTACGGCAAGCTCTACTCCACTGGTGCCGGTCATGGTACCGGGAGAAAGGGAGGCCCGGGCTGAGATACCCGGCAGATCGCTGATGAGCAGCACCGAACGCTCAAGCGCACGCTCATTGATCGGCTTGCCTGCCTCCAGGGCGCTCTTGACAAAGCCTCGAAGTTTTTTATCGGATATTCTTACCTGTTTGTCGCGGTTTATGGTAAGGTTTCCGTCACTTTTACCCGGAGTAACGGCAATTTCAATAGTACCCATGGTGACATCCTGTTTGGGCAGATATGCCCGCGCAAGAAACCACCCCTTCTGCTTGAGATATGCAGTAACCTTCTCCGCTTCGCCGGACAGTTCTGCGAATGAGAGCTTTTTGCCGACAGCTCCCGCAACAACCGCCTGAAGCTCGGCTTCCGTTGCAAGACCTTCATAACCCGAAAAAACAAAAGCGTTAACATTGACACGCAGCGTACTTTCATCCGAAGGGGGCGCTTCCTTTACCGGCGCGGAAAAAGGCAATTGAGGAAGGTTCTGCATCTGATTCTGTTGATCACGCAAAATACTTCCGGCATCAGGAATTGGATTGGCGAAAAGAGGAGCTGAAGATAAGAGCAGCGATATTGAACCTATGGCAATGGCGACTGCGCGACACATAACGTGCTTATCGTAATGAAGATTATATCGTTCCGATAATTTCATCACAAAAGATCCTCCGGTTTTTGTTCAACAGAACATGTTAATAACGTCAGATTGTCAAGATGGTGTCAATAAAAACCGCCACCGGAACAACACCATTCATCAGCGAATTACAATCACTTTTAACTTCTAAATTTATGTGCAAATAGCGGGCCACTCTAATTACCAGAAAGAAACCATCACCGGAAAGCCCGAAATTCGCGGTCTGTAGGCCGTTCCATCACTATTTCAGCACTTCGCCATCCCCCGGAAGTGTCTCGATATCCATAACTGTCTCAATATGAGGCACATTATTGATTTATGAGCATATTGTGACACAATTCAAGACATTTACAGGCATCAGCCAAAGGAATCGAAAGAAGATATTCTCCCATATATTTCCTGTCAGCCGACGAATAAACAACAACAAAAGCCCACCAGCATAAGTCATATCTTACTTATCTATAGCTATTTAGAAACATCCAAAACAGGGTTTTCACTCAAAACACCATGAACGTTTAAACACCGAAGATCAATCGGGAAAATAAACGTATTTGTCTCATATTTGTCTCATATTCGTCTCATGTGTTCCGGATAAGAAGAGGGTTATCGTGCAGTAAATCTGGCATGAACGGTGACGTGATCGCG is a window of Candidatus Chlorobium masyuteum DNA encoding:
- the cobU gene encoding bifunctional adenosylcobinamide kinase/adenosylcobinamide-phosphate guanylyltransferase, which produces MHKVIYVTGGARSGKSTFALQLANGYRNRVFVATAEPFDEEMQRRIGKHQEERSNRFVTVEEPLFPQRAFQNLKEGIDLVLLDCLTVWTANLMHHLVDQHAIDEQIALFFDVLSKPPCDIILVSNEVGMGIVPDNAMSRQFRDIAGIINQKAANIATEAWLLCSGLSLRLK